From the genome of Verrucomicrobiota bacterium:
AGCAGCATTCTCGCGACCACCTTTATGCGAACGGATGGTTTCAGCAGCAATTTCACGAATACCAACTCCACTGATAAAGGAGGGTGTACCCGTAAAGAATTTTTCAATGACTTCTTTGTGTATGCCAATGGCCTCAAAAACCTGTCCACCATGGTAACTGGAGAGTTTGGAGATCCCCATTTTAGACATGATTTTAAGGAGACCCTTGTTAATAGCATTTCTGTAGTTATTAATTATTTCTTGCTCATCACATTCTTCAAGTCCCTTGCCTGATGTTTTGACTTGGTGTGCGAGATCCCACACGATATATGGATTGATGGCTGCAGCGCCGTAGCCGATGAGGCATGCGTATTGGTGGACATCGCGGGCATCCGCTGTCTCACATAGGATACTGGCTTCTCTACGTTTGCCCACCCGGATAAGGTGGTGGTGTAATCCTCCAACAGCTAGTAGCATAGGAATGGCCGCGTGGCTTTCGTCGGTGCCTTTGTCTGAAAGAATTAATAAAGATTTGCCATGAGTGATAGCCTTTTCCGCAAGTTCACATATCTCAGTGATTTTTGCTTCTAATGAACCTGAAGAATGATCTGCTCCTATTTCATAGACACAGGAGATTATTTCAGCTTGCAAATAGTCCTCTGGTAGAGCTTTGATCTTGTCCATTTCCTCATTGGTGAGGACAGGTGAATACAGCCTTAATTGTTTGGTATGATTTTCTTCCTCTTTGAGCCAATGGCCTTTACAACCACAGAATGACATAACATCCATCACCGCTTTTTCCCGGATAGGATCAATAGCAGGGTTTGTGACCTGCGCAAAAATTTGTCTGAAGTAGTGATAGAGGGGTCTAGGGCGTTCTGAGAGTGCGGCGATAGGGGTGTCATCACCCATAGAACCAACGGGCTCCTGGCCCTTGGTAAACATGGGTTTTAGCACGAGATCCAATTCTTCATCGGTATGTCCAAAAGCAAAGGCTTCAGCAATGATTTCAGCCTCTTCTTTTTGTTGAGGTTTGAGAGCTTGTTTATTCAATGCTTCTTCACTGAAGTAGTGAGATAGTTCTCTCACATTTTTGTCCAGCCATTCACCGTAAGGCGTTTCAGAAGCGAGAAGCTTTTTAATATCGTTGTTATAAAGTAGCTTGCCTTCTTTCGTGTCGACGGCAATCATTTCCCCAGGAGCAAGTCGGCCTTTTTCAATAATGATTTCGTTTGGCATTTCTCCAACACCCACTTCTGAACCCAGAAGAAACATACCGTCTTGAGTGATTTTGTAGCGAGCTGGACGCAGCCCATTGCGGTCCAGTGTTGCAGCAACATAGCGGCCATCTGTTACTGCTAAGGCTGCGGGTCCGTCCCAAGGCTCTGAGAAGAGTTCATGATATTCGTAAAAAGAGCGAACGTCGGAGTCGATGCAGTGTTCGGAGCGAAAAGCCGACGGAACCATCATCATCATCGCATGTAAAAGCGGGCGACCCGAAGCCAGAAGTAATTCCATGGTGTGATCCAGGCTAGCTGAATCACTAGTATTTTGGTTGGTAACTGGGATGAGAAGATCGGCTTCTTCTCCCCAGATGCTGTCCTTTAAACGAGATTCACGAGCTCGTACCCAATTGCGGTTGCCGCGAATCGTATTGATTTCACCATTGTGAGCAAGGATACGGAAAGGTTGTGCTAGTCCCCAGGTAGGGAACGTGTTGGTACTAAAGCGTTGATGATAGACGGCTATTGCTGTTTCATAGTCAGGGTTATGAAGATCCTCAAAAAAGCGTTCTAGCTGTGTGGCGGTGAACATGCCTTTGTAGCTGATCAATTTGCTGGAAAGAGAGCATATATAGAAATTCTCAATATGATCAGCTGTGGAGCGCTGCTCTATTTCACGGCGGGCAATGTAGAGATTGCGCTCAAAATCTTCATCTGTCATGTTCAAGCCCTCAGGGCGAAGAATAATGACTTGTTCGATAAGTGGTGCCGTTGAGGCAGCGGTATCACCCATAACTTTAGGTTTTACCGGGACAGAGCGCCATCCAATAGGTACGAGACCTCTCTTTTTAACAATTTCATCTGTAATCTTGCGACAATGAGCCTGCTCATATTCCCCTTCACCAGGTAGAAATATCATACCAACGGCCAAATCATTGTCATTGTATAGTTTGTGCCCCATCTTCTCAATAATAGGCCTAAAGATCTTGGTCGGAATTTGCGTAAGAACGCCTGCACCGTCGCCCGATTTGGCGTCAGCATCTACTGCTCCACGGTGTACCAGATTGCATACGCAACCCAGAGCCTTTTTTATAATCGCATTAGTCTTTTCACCGTGTATGTTAGCGACTAGTCCGACGCCACAGTTATCGTGTTCATGAGAAGGGTCGTACATGCCCTTCGCATCGGGATACTTGTTTATATCATAGCTCTTTTGCATTGGTTAAGTGAATTTAGGTGAATGTCAACGGGAATCAAGTGATTTGTCAGAACTTTATAAGCCTTTATCATCAGATTATCTGGATAGAGACTGCCATGTATAAGCAGGCTACATTATAGGAACGTCATGCTATAAGTTTTGCTTGATATGAAAATGAACATCACAACGGGTATGCGTTTAGATCAGGAGCTGGTAGTCAGAGGCTTGGTGGAAAGTCGTGCTAAAGCCCGGCGCTCCATTGAGTCGAAAAAAGTAGTGGTCAATGGCCAGGTAGAGGCCAAACCTGCTCGTTTAGTACATGAAATAGATGAGATTGAAATCACCGAGCAGGATAAATTTGTCAGCAGATCTGGGGAAAAATTGGATGGAGTTTTGAGGGCCTATCCATTGGAGATTCGGGGAAAAATTTGCTTGGATGTAGGAGCTTCAACCGGAGGATTTACCGATTGCCTGCTTCAGCGTGGAGCTAAAAAAATCTATGCGATAGACGTAGGTCATGGACAGTTGAATGGTAAGCTGGCAAATGATGAGCGAGTTATTTCTATGGAAGGCATTAATGCAAGATATCTAGAGATTGAGACTTTCTCGGATGCATTTGAGGTAATAGCTATCGATGTATCATTTATTTCCTTAAAACTCATATTGCCTGCTGTTTTGAACTTAGCTGCTGAAAAGGCAGACCTCATTGCTTTAATCAAACCGCAGTTCGAAGTGGGTAAGGATAAGGTGGGATCAGGAGGGATCGTTCGCGAAGAAACACATCGGATCGCTGCGGTTGAATCCATAAAAGATAATATGAATAGTTTTGCAGGATGGCAGGTTAAAGCTACTATGGAAGCTACGGTTACAGGTTCGGACGGGAATCAGGAATATTTATTATGGGCAAAAAAATAACGGGTGTAGTTTTATTGCTAAATTCTACTAAGAAGGAGGGCAATCAGCTTGCTCAAGAGGTCGCAGAAATTTGCATGGCTCTTGGCGTTGAGCTTACCGTGTTTGAATCATTGGCTAAGGTTAGTTCAGAAGACATCGCCAACGTCCTGGAAGTCTCATGTGGTAAGAATCCTCTTATCATAGTAGGAGGTGGAGATGGTTCTTTGTTGCGTGCTGCTCGAATTTGTTACGGTTTCCGAGCCTGTCTTTTAGGCGTAAATCTAGGCTCTTTAGGTTTCTTGTCATCACTCAGAAAAGAGGAGGTTTGTGAGCACCTAGGAAAGATTCTTAAAGGACACTATAAAATCTCCAAGCGGAATGCCTTGAATGTTGAGCTGTGGAAGAATCAGCAATGTTGCAGTAAGTCCTGGGCCTTAAACGAAGCTGTCATAAGCAGAGGGCAACATTCACATATGATCAAAGTATGCGTGGAGATTGATGGTGTTTTAATGACGGAGTATCATTGTGATGGTTTGATCGTGTCTACCGCTACAGGATCCACGGCGTATTCCTTATCAGCGGGTGGGCCGATTGTTAGTCCTAAGGCCAAGGCTATCATCATTACCCCTATTTGTCCTCATGCACTTTCTAATCGTCCTGTGGTGGTGGATGCTAGCGAAAAGGTTAGAATCTACTTGCCAGCTAAGAATCCTGGTATGATTCTTCAAGTAGACGGGTTAGAAATTCAGAAAATGCGCCCAGGAGATGCAGTGCATTTAGGTGTTGCGGAATGTCCCATAGAGCTTCTACAATTATCGGACGCTAGTTTTTATGAAATACTGAGACAGAAGCTGCGCTGGAGCGGAACTAATGTATAGAATGGTTTGTGCATCATTTTAATCTGAGCTGTATGATCTAATATTAGTTGAACGGGATGCGTAATAGTTCGGGGAACAAGGAAAGGAGATTCGACAAAGATGTATTCGATCACATTGTCTGAGCGTAGCTCAAGTAGCCATACGAAAGTGAGAAGATCAAGCACGCGGAGAGTCGATCCGGATGGAGTTAGAACAAGTATCTCGATAGGTGGTGCTCACAAGAGATTCTATCGCATTTATCTGGGTTTAATTTAAAATGGGTTAAGAACTACATATTATTTTATGGCGATATCAATTTCTCAAGTTTTAGACCCTAGGCACATCAGCTTAGGGCTCAAGGAAGATCATTCACGAGATGCCATACCTATGGTAGCAGAATTATTGCTAGACCATCCGGCTATGAAGGATGTCGACGGCTTCTCAGACAGCCTGCTAGCCCGAGAGGAAATTGAGTCGACGTATATGGGACATGGGATTGCTTTACCTCATGCTCGAACTAATTTGGTTGATGATCTTGTTATGTCGGTGGGGCGTTGTGATAAGGGAGTTCATTTTGAAAGTGCACCAGATAAAGTGAAGCTGATTTTTGTGATTGGAACTCCTGTCCAATTAGTCCAAGAGTATTTGGCTGCAGTGGGTTGTCTGGCTCGTATTATCAAGGAGGAGCAAAACAGAAACAAACTCTTTAACGCAGAGACACCAGAGTGTTTTGTTAAAGTGATCCGAGAGATAGAAAATAATTTATAAAGGAAAAAGAATGAGATGGTTACACTAAAAGATATCGCCACTAACCTGAATCTCTCTGTCATGGCAGTTTCGAAAGCCTTGAGGGATGCACCTGATATCAGTGAAAGCACTAAAGCACGTGTGGTCTCAGAGGCAAACAAGCTTGGTTATATGCCCAACCGCTCAGCCAGGAGTTTGCGAGCAGGTTTTTCACAAATGATAGGGTGTATTTTACCTAGCCTCAATCATACTCAATGTGCCGAGATTCTCAAAGGACTTGAGGAAGAGTCAGCCGCTTTTGATTATGATCTCTTGATCTCTTCTTCGGATAACAGTGTGGAAACAGAAGTTCAAGCCTTTCGCCGTATGATGCAGCATAAAATTGATGCGTTATTTATTTTTCCTGCTGCCAGAGTTCAGCATCGTTCTTTTATCCAAGAGGAAGCTATTCGCTTGGGAGTGCCTACTGTTTTTATGGCACAAGTGCCGGCATCAGTTAAGATGCAACCAAATTTTGGCTGGGTAGTTTCGGACAACTACAAAGCAGGACAACTCGCCACTGATTATCTCATCAACAAAGGACATCAGGAGATTCTTTATTTAGCTGGGCCATTAGGTTCGAGTTCTGCTGCAGAGCATTTTTCGGGTTACAAAAAGTCTTTGGCAGATGCCGGCTTAGAGTTTACTGACGAAAGAGTCTTTCTGGCAGGTATAGATATGAAGGCAGGACAAGAAGCTATGGCCAGAGCGATTGATGAGGCTGCTCAGTTTACAGCTGTCGTCAGCCTATTAGATTCGGTGGCTATTGGAGCTATGAGTTTCTTAAGAAAACAAGGAGTTGGTATTCCCGAAGATGTTTCTTTTGTAGGTTTTGGTGATTCCCTTGAAGCTGAGTATTTAGCAACTCCTTTAACAACGGTGAGGACTTCTAAAAGAGAAATTGGCAAATCTTCATTTAGAATGTGGTATCAAAATCGAGCTCACCATGATGCTAAGCTATCTCCTATTAGTTTAGGAGAGCGGGTTCTACCCGTCGAACTTGTAGAGCGAGAGAGTGTGCTTGTATATAACCGGGAGCTTGAAGTAGCCGCACTTTAATCC
Proteins encoded in this window:
- the gltB gene encoding glutamate synthase large subunit, which produces MQKSYDINKYPDAKGMYDPSHEHDNCGVGLVANIHGEKTNAIIKKALGCVCNLVHRGAVDADAKSGDGAGVLTQIPTKIFRPIIEKMGHKLYNDNDLAVGMIFLPGEGEYEQAHCRKITDEIVKKRGLVPIGWRSVPVKPKVMGDTAASTAPLIEQVIILRPEGLNMTDEDFERNLYIARREIEQRSTADHIENFYICSLSSKLISYKGMFTATQLERFFEDLHNPDYETAIAVYHQRFSTNTFPTWGLAQPFRILAHNGEINTIRGNRNWVRARESRLKDSIWGEEADLLIPVTNQNTSDSASLDHTMELLLASGRPLLHAMMMMVPSAFRSEHCIDSDVRSFYEYHELFSEPWDGPAALAVTDGRYVAATLDRNGLRPARYKITQDGMFLLGSEVGVGEMPNEIIIEKGRLAPGEMIAVDTKEGKLLYNNDIKKLLASETPYGEWLDKNVRELSHYFSEEALNKQALKPQQKEEAEIIAEAFAFGHTDEELDLVLKPMFTKGQEPVGSMGDDTPIAALSERPRPLYHYFRQIFAQVTNPAIDPIREKAVMDVMSFCGCKGHWLKEEENHTKQLRLYSPVLTNEEMDKIKALPEDYLQAEIISCVYEIGADHSSGSLEAKITEICELAEKAITHGKSLLILSDKGTDESHAAIPMLLAVGGLHHHLIRVGKRREASILCETADARDVHQYACLIGYGAAAINPYIVWDLAHQVKTSGKGLEECDEQEIINNYRNAINKGLLKIMSKMGISKLSSYHGGQVFEAIGIHKEVIEKFFTGTPSFISGVGIREIAAETIRSHKGGRENAAATKRPHAGYYKFRRDGEAHAVTPALLQPLHRFVGIKGEDKAEKDEDYASFTKAANEHTPIAVRDLLRFKPQDPISLDDVESIEDIRSRFTTAAMSFGALSPEAHETLAIAMNRIGGKSNSGEGGEDKARFTPLPNGDSKNSRIKQVASGRFGVTAEYLASAQEIEIKVAQGAKPGEGGQLPGHKVSALIAKLRHSVPGVMLISPPPHHDIYSIEDLAQLIYDLKQVNPRAKVCVKLVAEAGVGTIAAGVAKAHADVVMVSGHDGGTGASPLSSIKFAGGPWEMGVAETQQILLNNGLRTRVVLRTDGGLRTGRDIVIAGILGAEEFNFGTIALLAVGCVYVRQCHLNNCPVGVATQDDKYRAKYKGTPEMVVRYINAVSKEIREIMASLGIRKFNDLIGHTELLEQISLPDHPKANTLDLANLLYVPDIDDMTPRHHTWERNDKPDDQPLDLLILQEAKSSLQTKTPIHLKYKVKNTIRCVGTMLSGEIAYRYGNEGLPENTIDLELSGSAGQSLGVFLVNGVRIRLFGEANDYVGKGMNGGSIVLLPPKNSHPDFKPSENIICGNTCLYGATGGKLFVYGQAGERFAVRNSGCFSVVEGVGDHGCEYMTNGCIVVLGPTGKNFGAGMSGGLAFVLDQADHFENLFNPEMINIERIETAEDETVLKGLIYEHLEATESIKAKDILDNWSNYKDKFWKVAPASTAATPAPTVITEQAAPAKV
- a CDS encoding TlyA family RNA methyltransferase, translated to MNITTGMRLDQELVVRGLVESRAKARRSIESKKVVVNGQVEAKPARLVHEIDEIEITEQDKFVSRSGEKLDGVLRAYPLEIRGKICLDVGASTGGFTDCLLQRGAKKIYAIDVGHGQLNGKLANDERVISMEGINARYLEIETFSDAFEVIAIDVSFISLKLILPAVLNLAAEKADLIALIKPQFEVGKDKVGSGGIVREETHRIAAVESIKDNMNSFAGWQVKATMEATVTGSDGNQEYLLWAKK
- a CDS encoding NAD(+)/NADH kinase; amino-acid sequence: MGKKITGVVLLLNSTKKEGNQLAQEVAEICMALGVELTVFESLAKVSSEDIANVLEVSCGKNPLIIVGGGDGSLLRAARICYGFRACLLGVNLGSLGFLSSLRKEEVCEHLGKILKGHYKISKRNALNVELWKNQQCCSKSWALNEAVISRGQHSHMIKVCVEIDGVLMTEYHCDGLIVSTATGSTAYSLSAGGPIVSPKAKAIIITPICPHALSNRPVVVDASEKVRIYLPAKNPGMILQVDGLEIQKMRPGDAVHLGVAECPIELLQLSDASFYEILRQKLRWSGTNV
- a CDS encoding PTS sugar transporter subunit IIA, whose protein sequence is MAISISQVLDPRHISLGLKEDHSRDAIPMVAELLLDHPAMKDVDGFSDSLLAREEIESTYMGHGIALPHARTNLVDDLVMSVGRCDKGVHFESAPDKVKLIFVIGTPVQLVQEYLAAVGCLARIIKEEQNRNKLFNAETPECFVKVIREIENNL
- a CDS encoding LacI family DNA-binding transcriptional regulator, translating into MVTLKDIATNLNLSVMAVSKALRDAPDISESTKARVVSEANKLGYMPNRSARSLRAGFSQMIGCILPSLNHTQCAEILKGLEEESAAFDYDLLISSSDNSVETEVQAFRRMMQHKIDALFIFPAARVQHRSFIQEEAIRLGVPTVFMAQVPASVKMQPNFGWVVSDNYKAGQLATDYLINKGHQEILYLAGPLGSSSAAEHFSGYKKSLADAGLEFTDERVFLAGIDMKAGQEAMARAIDEAAQFTAVVSLLDSVAIGAMSFLRKQGVGIPEDVSFVGFGDSLEAEYLATPLTTVRTSKREIGKSSFRMWYQNRAHHDAKLSPISLGERVLPVELVERESVLVYNRELEVAAL